One Ignavibacteriota bacterium DNA segment encodes these proteins:
- a CDS encoding flippase-like domain-containing protein, whose product MSTAPAASSRTRSLIKYTLSIGVTVLFLYLAFRGTNFSELLDSLRRANYWWMIPYFAALMISHWLRAWRWRYMLEPVKPGIALRNLFSGVMVGYMMNNILPRAGELVRPYTLGKLEGIPKSSAFGTIVVERLIDTLSFIVLVVAIPLLYRGPLKESFPWLENTGIIVTIVTGVALVVLIGLMIRRNWTDALLKSIRKLVSPSLADKIETGVHSFLDGFIFLKRPDRFLAIFVLSVLVWALYAVMMYVAYFAFDLQALGFRSAIVVLAISSIGVAMPTPGGTGTYHVLTSQTLSRLYAVNATTALSYATVTHAVGFVGVTLIGLYYFLHDHIRVSEATADGEKK is encoded by the coding sequence ATGAGCACCGCCCCCGCTGCGTCGTCACGCACCCGTTCGCTGATCAAGTACACGCTCAGCATCGGGGTCACCGTGCTCTTTCTGTATCTGGCGTTCCGCGGGACGAACTTCAGTGAGCTGCTGGATTCCCTGCGCAGGGCGAACTACTGGTGGATGATCCCGTACTTTGCCGCGCTGATGATCAGCCACTGGCTCCGCGCCTGGCGCTGGCGGTATATGCTGGAACCCGTCAAGCCCGGCATCGCTCTCCGCAACCTGTTCTCGGGCGTGATGGTAGGGTACATGATGAATAATATCCTCCCGCGTGCAGGCGAGCTGGTGAGGCCGTACACGTTGGGTAAACTGGAAGGCATCCCGAAGAGTTCTGCCTTCGGCACGATCGTCGTCGAGCGCCTGATCGACACGCTGTCATTCATCGTTCTGGTCGTCGCTATCCCGCTGCTCTACCGCGGGCCGCTGAAGGAATCCTTCCCGTGGCTGGAAAACACGGGGATCATCGTCACGATCGTCACGGGGGTCGCGCTCGTCGTCCTGATCGGCCTTATGATCCGCCGGAACTGGACCGATGCGCTCCTGAAGAGTATCCGGAAACTCGTGTCCCCGTCGTTGGCGGACAAGATCGAAACCGGGGTACATTCCTTCCTGGACGGGTTCATCTTTCTGAAGCGCCCCGACCGTTTCCTCGCGATCTTTGTCCTGAGTGTGCTTGTGTGGGCTCTCTATGCCGTGATGATGTACGTCGCGTACTTCGCGTTCGACCTGCAGGCCCTCGGGTTCCGCAGTGCCATCGTCGTCCTCGCGATCTCGAGCATCGGTGTGGCGATGCCCACGCCCGGAGGGACCGGCACGTATCACGTCCTGACGTCCCAGACGCTGAGCCGGCTGTATGCGGTGAATGCGACGACGGCGCTGAGCTACGCAACCGTGACGCATGCGGTGGGTTTCGTCGGGGTGACACTGATCGGGTTGTACTACTTCCTGCACGATCACATCCGCGTCTCCGAGGCCACGGCCGATGGGGAGAAGAAGTGA
- a CDS encoding outer membrane lipoprotein carrier protein LolA produces the protein MTKGWWRGVLTAVVMAGAATTASAGDTAKEILEKVSDRYDAIRDGELRFTQKTGFAVAQVEQEVTGTLVFKKTNKYRVEYDGQAIVTDGKTVWSYSPSTNQVLVDNFKLNERSLTPERILGAAPDDYAPTLIGREKIGTIETVVLKLTPPEGSGMLKSMKIWVQEGEWLIRKAELLDLHGKRTTYQVHSIKTNTGVPDTRFTFQAPAGAEIVDLR, from the coding sequence ATGACGAAGGGATGGTGGCGGGGTGTACTGACGGCCGTCGTGATGGCCGGAGCGGCAACGACGGCCAGCGCGGGCGATACGGCGAAAGAGATCCTCGAAAAGGTGAGCGACCGCTACGATGCGATACGCGACGGCGAACTCCGCTTCACCCAGAAGACCGGGTTCGCCGTGGCGCAGGTGGAACAGGAAGTGACCGGGACCCTCGTCTTCAAGAAGACGAACAAGTACCGTGTGGAGTACGACGGACAGGCGATCGTGACGGATGGCAAGACGGTCTGGTCCTATTCGCCATCCACGAACCAGGTCCTGGTGGACAATTTCAAGCTGAACGAACGGTCGTTGACACCCGAACGCATCCTGGGTGCAGCGCCGGATGACTATGCACCCACGCTCATCGGCCGTGAGAAGATCGGTACGATCGAGACCGTGGTTCTGAAGTTGACACCGCCCGAAGGATCGGGCATGCTCAAGTCCATGAAGATCTGGGTCCAGGAAGGCGAGTGGCTTATCCGTAAGGCAGAGCTCCTCGACCTCCACGGCAAGCGGACGACCTATCAGGTCCATTCCATCAAGACCAATACCGGGGTCCCGGACACGCGCTTCACGTTCCAGGCTCCCGCCGGTGCTGAAATCGTCGACCTACGCTGA